In the Hordeum vulgare subsp. vulgare chromosome 7H, MorexV3_pseudomolecules_assembly, whole genome shotgun sequence genome, one interval contains:
- the LOC123411587 gene encoding uncharacterized protein LOC123411587, whose protein sequence is MQFPFRRPPASPTSFLLVPGKTPQGFAEDTSAAEEDSDLRNLMRCLSHLVQTYSDKKGDAAARGNLLRELVVVAPRFAEAAGRHRLCFAWRDARMPSALLRVEDTRGADGIRRACAALCNATGLLRAASEGEGGGDGAVGCQLRHMSDACMAAFEALMLAQALEFYFELAVAPRTFSHEATVTEDFHLRVLSRILLRPLLFH, encoded by the exons ATGCAGTTCCCGTTCCGCCGTCCGCCGGCATCGCCGACGTCGTTTCTGTTGGTCCCGGGCAAAACGCCGCAGGGCTTCGCAGAGGACACCTCGGCCGCGGAGGAGGACAGCGACCTGAGGAACCTGATGCGCTGTCTCAGCCACCTCGTCCAGACCTACTCGGACAAGAAGGGCGACGCGGCCGCGCGCGGGAACCTACTCCGGgagctcgtcgtcgtcgccccgcgcTTCGCCGAGGCCGCCGGACGCCATCGGCTCTGCTTCGCGTGGCGGGACGCCAGGATGCCATCGGCTCTGCTTCGCGTAGAGGACACACGAGGGGCCGACGGGATACGACGCGCGTGCGCCGCGCTCTGCAATGCGACGGGCCTGCTGAGAGCAGCGTCGGAGGGGGAAGGGGGAGGAGACGGCGCGGTGGGTTGCCAGCTGCGGCACATGTCTGATGCGTGCATGGCGGCGTTCGAGGCGTTGATGCTCGCGCAGGCCCTCGAGTTCTacttcgagctcgccgtcgcgccAAGAACCTTCAGTCATGAGGCCACCGTGACGGAAGACTTCCATCTCAG GGTGTTGTCAAGAATTTTACTACGCCCACTGCTTTTTCACTGA